The Actinomycetota bacterium genome segment CGGACACCACGCTCCTTCGGGAGGTCCCGACTCCCGCCCCGACTGGACGAGTGCCCGTCCGAGCATGGGGTTCTGCCTCCTCAACCAGGTGGCGGCGGGCGCCCGGTGGGCGGTCACCCACGGTGGAGCGTCTCGCGTGGCCGTGCTCGACTGGGACGCCCACCATGGCAACGGGACCCAGGAGATCTTCTGGAGCGACCCCGACGTTCTGTACGCGTCGATCCACCAGTACCCCTTCTACCCGGGAACGGGGGACGCGTCGGAGAGGGGAGGGGGACCAGGGGCAGGGACGACCGTCAACGTCCCGCTCCCGGCGGGCGCTGCCGAGGACGCATACGCGCGGGCGATGGACGAGATCGTCGTACCCGCCATCGCGTCCTTCGGGGCCGAGCTCGTAGTGGTCTCCGCCGGCTACGACGCCCACGCGCGGGACCCAGTCTGTGCCATGCGACTGACCGCCGGCGCGTTCTTCAGGTTGGCCCGGCGGGTGCTCGACCTGGCCCCGGTGGTGGCGGTCCTGGAGGGCGGGTACGACCTCGACGGTCTGCGGTGGGGCGTGGCCGCGACCCTGGAGGCGATGGCCGGGGGGTCGGAGCCCGTTCCGGTCCCGGAACAGGAGCGGGGAGCCCTCCCCGGGTCCGAGCAGGCCCTGCGCTGGGTGGACGACGCGAAGGCGGCCGTACGGGGGTGGCGCCCCCGCTAGGCCCGCGCGATGATGGGCGCCCCCTAGGGCGAGGAGCGAGATGGCGGAGCTGAGCGACTACCTGCGGCTGCTCGTGGAGAAGCGCGGGTCAGACCTGCACCTGAAGGTCACGCA includes the following:
- a CDS encoding histone deacetylase yields the protein MDAPARPIAVITHPVAREHDPGPGHPERSQRLDAVLAGVSMIDARLVSTVEAPEATRETIRLVHEERYLERLEQISASGGGAVDADTRLGPRSLEAATRGVGGAVEAVRGVLDGTWSGAFVAMRPPGHHAPSGGPDSRPDWTSARPSMGFCLLNQVAAGARWAVTHGGASRVAVLDWDAHHGNGTQEIFWSDPDVLYASIHQYPFYPGTGDASERGGGPGAGTTVNVPLPAGAAEDAYARAMDEIVVPAIASFGAELVVVSAGYDAHARDPVCAMRLTAGAFFRLARRVLDLAPVVAVLEGGYDLDGLRWGVAATLEAMAGGSEPVPVPEQERGALPGSEQALRWVDDAKAAVRGWRPR